A single window of Lysobacter oculi DNA harbors:
- the glnA gene encoding type I glutamate--ammonia ligase codes for MSFEHVEKLIKDHKVEWVDLRFADMRGVQHHVTFPAHIVDQSLFEDGRMFDGSSISGWRGIQNSDMVLLPDASTAFLDPFTADPTLVLGCDILDPTTMQAYSRDPRGVAKRAEAFLKASGIADTAFFGPEPEFFIFDSVRFGNDMGHTFFQIDSEEAHWNSARDYDGRNHGYRPMVKGGYFPVAPLDSLHDIRAEMCKTLTQVGIEVEVHHHEVANAGQCEIGTRFDTLTKKADDLLTMKYIIKNVAHRYGKTATFMPKPIVGDNGSGMHVHQSLAKGGQNLFTGDGYGGLSQMALWYIGGIFKHARAINAFANSTTNSYKRLVPGYEAPVMLAYSASNRSASCRIPYVANPKARRIEIRFPDPMNTGYLTFAALMMAGLDGIRNQIDPGSPSDKDLYDLPPEEEKNIPTVCHSLDQALDALDKDREFLKAGGVFTDDFIDAYIALKSKEVTSFRAATHPLEYQMYYTI; via the coding sequence ATGTCGTTCGAACACGTCGAGAAACTCATCAAGGATCACAAGGTCGAGTGGGTCGACCTGCGCTTCGCCGACATGCGCGGCGTGCAGCACCACGTGACCTTCCCGGCGCATATCGTCGACCAGAGCCTGTTCGAGGACGGCCGCATGTTCGACGGCAGCTCGATCAGCGGCTGGCGCGGCATCCAGAACTCCGACATGGTCCTGCTGCCGGACGCCTCCACCGCCTTCCTCGACCCGTTCACCGCCGACCCGACCCTGGTGCTGGGCTGCGACATCCTGGACCCGACCACCATGCAGGCCTACAGCCGCGATCCGCGCGGGGTGGCCAAGCGCGCCGAGGCCTTCCTCAAGGCCAGCGGCATCGCCGACACCGCGTTCTTCGGCCCGGAGCCGGAGTTTTTCATCTTCGACAGCGTGCGCTTCGGCAACGACATGGGCCACACCTTCTTCCAGATCGATTCGGAGGAAGCGCACTGGAACTCCGCGCGTGACTACGACGGCCGCAACCACGGCTACCGCCCGATGGTGAAGGGCGGCTATTTCCCGGTCGCGCCGCTGGATTCGCTGCACGACATCCGCGCCGAGATGTGCAAAACGCTGACCCAGGTCGGCATCGAGGTGGAGGTGCACCACCACGAAGTGGCGAACGCCGGCCAGTGCGAGATCGGCACCCGCTTCGACACCCTGACCAAGAAGGCCGACGACCTGCTGACGATGAAGTACATCATCAAGAACGTCGCCCACCGCTACGGCAAGACCGCGACCTTCATGCCGAAGCCGATCGTCGGCGACAACGGCAGCGGCATGCACGTGCACCAGTCGCTGGCCAAGGGCGGCCAGAACCTGTTCACCGGGGACGGCTACGGTGGCCTGAGCCAGATGGCGCTGTGGTACATCGGCGGCATCTTCAAGCACGCGCGCGCGATCAACGCCTTCGCCAACAGCACCACCAACAGCTACAAGCGCCTGGTGCCGGGCTACGAGGCGCCGGTGATGCTGGCCTACTCGGCGTCCAACCGTTCGGCGTCGTGCCGCATCCCGTACGTGGCCAACCCGAAGGCGCGCCGCATCGAGATCCGCTTCCCCGACCCGATGAACACCGGCTACCTGACCTTCGCCGCGCTGATGATGGCCGGCCTGGACGGCATCCGGAACCAGATCGATCCGGGCTCGCCGAGCGACAAGGACCTCTACGACCTGCCGCCGGAAGAGGAGAAGAACATCCCGACCGTCTGCCATTCGTTGGATCAGGCGCTGGACGCGCTGGAC